CGCGATCCAATCCGCCTTCATCAGGTTCCATTTGAAATCGCGTGCGAGGCCGGGGTGGTCGAAATCCGCAAGCGCCAGTGCCGTGCCACCCAAAACGTGGCCCACTTGCTGGATCAGATCGAGGCCCTTGGGCGCGACCTGTGCATAGCAGCGCCCGGAAAGCTTGCTGAGCACCCATATGAGCCGCGTTTGCCCGTCTACATCCGCCGCTTCGGCAAACCCCGCGCCGTCTTTGGTGCGGATCACAGCGGGCAGGGGCAGGTCGGGGGCCTTGGCTGCGATATGCTCCAACGCGCGAATTTGCAGGTCGATCAGCTCGGGTGCGCAGCCCGCACGCATCACCTTCACGATATGGTCGTGGCCATCCGTGCCTTGCGCCAGAAAGTTGAGGTCATATTCCCCATCAAGCGGATGCAGCTGCGCCGTGATGTGCCAGTCCTTGGCCAGGGCCTGCGCCCACATATCCGTCGTCATGGTGTTTTCCTCGGGCTCTGCTGGGGCCGCTCAGCGCTTTTGTAGCGGGCCTCAGCGGCGTAGTAATCATCAAAGCCCACGGTGCGGCGCAGCTCATCAAAGGGCATCAGGGCGCCTGAGGGATCCTCGCCGGATTTAAGCGCCGCCAGTGCGCCCGTCATGGCGCGCATCGATGCCGATAGGCAGGTGAGCGGGTAGGCCGCAATCGCAAAGCCCAAATCGGCCAGCTGGGCAGGGGGCAGGATCGGCGTCTGCCCACCCTCCAGCATATTGGCCACCATCGGCGCGTCCACCTCCGAACAAAGCGTGCGCATTTCATCTACGCTCAGCGGCTCCTCAATGAAGACGATATCCGCGCCCAGCTCGGCAAACATCTGCGCGCGGGTGATGGCTTCTGCCAGCCCGTGACCCCGTCGCGCATCGGTGCGCGCCTTGATCAAGATGTCCGCGCGGCCCCTTGCCGCCACCGCAGCACGGATGCGATCGTAAGCCTCCTCGCGGTCCACCACGGCCTTGCCCGCCGTATGCCCGCAGCGTTTTGGCGCGATCTGATCCTCGATCATCACGCCCGCGCACCCTGCGCGCGCAAACCCTTCGACCGTGCGCTCCACATTCATCGGGTTGCCATAGCCGGTATCGCCATCCACCATCATCGGAATATCGATCCCCTCCAGCACGTTACGCGCCTGATCGCGGACCTCGCCATAGCTCATCAACCCCACATCCGGCGCGCCGATCCGCGCGGCGGAGGCGGCAAATCCCGACAGGAACGTCAGATCAAACCCCGCCTGCTGAATGAGCTTGGCCGAAAGCGCGTCAAAGCAGCACGGCATCATGATCAGAGCGTCATCCGCCAAGAGGGCGCGCAGCCGGTCGGCCATTGGGTTGGGGCGGGGATCAGTCATGGGGGCGCTTTCCTCGTCTGGTGGTCGCTGGGATGGTAGGGCAGCCGATAGGGTGTTGCGCTCTGCCCGGAATATTGATCAGTTTCATGCGTGTTACCCTATAAGGGAAATCAACACGGCTCCAACCGCAATGACGCAAGACGGCGCGTTTGGAGCGGATCAGCGAGGGGGAGGGCGGACCATATGCAGAGCTTTGCAGAGCGCGCCGCGCGTCTCACCGAGACGGCTCTGGCGGTCGCGCTTATTGCCTTGATGCTGGCCGTGGTGGTGCAGGTCGTGGCCAGCGCGCTGGATGTGAACCCGTTGCTGCGGCTCTCGGGCTCTGTGCCGCTGATCGGTGGCGCGGTAACGCTCAACAGCATGCTTGATTTGCAATGGCATCTTCTGGTGTGTCTGGGTCTCTTGCCCGCCGGGCTGGTCTGGCAGCGCAATGCCCATGTGCGGGTCGATTTTCTCTATCAGCACTACAGCCCTGCATGGAAAGCGCGGCTGGACCTCATGGGGAATCTGACCTTTGCGCTGCCGTTTTTCGCGCTGATCCTGCCTGCGTCCGTGGGCTTCATGCAGCGCGCGTGGCGCTCGGACGAAGGCTCGCGCAATGGGGGGCTGGAGGATCTGTGGTTGATCAAATCGGTGCTGCCGATGGGGCTTGGCCTCGTGGCGCTTTACGTGGCGCTTGAGACCCTGCGTCTGATCCGGGCCGCGCGATGAGCGCCTATGCCTTGCCCCTTACCATGGCGGTCGTGACACTTGCGGGCATCCTCGCGGGCTACCGCGTGGGCATGGTGCTGGCGGGGACGGCGGCGCTCTTCATCCTGATATCTGATCTGCCCTTGGCCTATTTCAACCTGCTGGTCAGCCGGATTTACGCCAATGTCCTGTCGAACTGGCTTCTGGTGGCGATCCCGATGTTCATTTTCATGGGGCTGATCCTGGAGAAATCAGGCGTGGCCGAGCGGGCGTTGCGCGCGGCGCAAACAGCGCTTGGCGGCTCGGCGGCGGGAATGGGCATCTCGGTGCTGCTGATCGGGGTGCTTCTGGCGGCGTCCTCGGGCATCGTGGGGGCGTCGGTGGTGCTTTTGGCCACGCTGGCCTTGCCGCGCTTGCAGGAGGCGGGGTATTGCAACGCGACCTCCGCGGGGCTTATTGCCTCGTCGGGCACGCTGGCCATATTGATCCCGCCTTCGGTCATGCTCATCGTGCTGGGGGATCAGCTTCAGACGCCCGTGCCGGATATGTTCGCGGGGGCGATCCTGCCGGGGCTGCTGCTGGTCGCCGCTTACGGCGTGCTGGTAATTCTCCGCGCACGTGGCCTGCCCCGGCAAGAGCGGAGCGCGCGCACCTCTCCACTGCGATTGATGATTGATCTGGGCCCACTTATCGCGCTTGTCGTCAGCGTACTTGGCTCCATCATCGCGGGTCTTGCGACGCCCACAGAGGCGAGCGGGCTGGGCGCGTTTGGCGCGATTTTGATCACCGCGATCTATGGCAAATTCCGCCTCTCTATCGTGATGGATGCCGCCCGCAAGACGGTAACGACGACAAGCATGGTTCTGCTTGTGATGATTGGAGCCACCTGTTTTGCAGCAGTCTTCAAAGCCATCGGCGGGGGCGATATGGCGCGCGCGGGGCTGACGGCCTTTGGCGAGGGGCCTTACACGGTGCTTTTTGTGGTGATGATGGCGGTGTTCATCCTTGGCTTCGTGCTGGATTGGTTGGAGATCACGCTGATCCTCGTGCCGATTTTTGCGCCCGTTGTGGCGGGGCTTGATTTTGGCAATGGCCTCACGGGGGAGGCCTTGATGATCTGGTTTGGTGTTCTCATCGCCGTGAACCTGCAAACCAGCTTTCTGACACCGCCGTTTGGCTTTTCGCTCTTCTATCTGCGGGGCGCGGTCGGGGATGCGCTCAGCATGTCCGAGATTTATCGCGGCGTTTTGCCGTTCATTGGCCTGCAACTCCTCGTTTTGGGGGTTCTGGTTGCATTTCCCGGTTTGATCACCGGGTTTGACTGACATGATTTACGTGTATGATTTAACGGGAGGAAAATGATATGAAACTGCACCTGACATTGGCCGCCATGGCGCTGGCGGCGACGCCCGCTTTTGCAGAGACCTACAATATGCAAAGCGCTTTTGGCACGGGCCTGCCGGTGCTTGGGCCTGCCGCCGACCGGTTCGTGGCCAATGTGGCAACGCTCACCGGCGGCGAGGTCACGTTCAAGCATCTGGGCGCGGGAGAGATGTCTCCTCCCTTCGAGATTTTCAACAATGTGGGCGTGGGCGCGATCGAGGCCGGCTGGTCCTTTGCCGCCTATGCCTCGGGCGAGGAGCCTGCGGCGGCGCTTTTCGGCTCCGTGCCCTTTGGGGGTGATCCGCTGTCCTATATCTCATGGCTCAACCATGGTGGCGGGATCGAACTTTGGCGCGAACTTTACGCGCCCTACAACCTCGTGCCCATGGCCTGCGGCGTGATCCTGAGCGAGGCAGGCGGGTGGTACACGCGCGAGATCACCGCGCCTGAGGATTTTCAGGGCCTGAACGTGCGTATTGGCGGGCTTGGTGGCGCGATCCTGTCGCGGCTCGGGGCCAATGCGATGGAGCTTCCGGCGGGCGAGATTTCGACCTCTCTGGAGACGGGCCGTCTCGATGCGACCGAGCTTAGCTTTCCTCTGGTGGACCGTCTTCTGGGCTTCAACAAGGTGGCGGAGAATTACTATTTCCCCGGCTGGCATCAGCCTGCGGGCTTTATCGAGTTCTACGTCAACAAGGACGTGTGGGACGCATTCACGGATGCGCAGCGCACCGCGATTGAGGTGTCTTGCAATGATATCAACCTCTGGACGTTGGGCGTGGCCGCAGGCGCGCAGGCCGAGGTTTTGGCCGAGTTTCGCGCAGGTGGCACCAATGTGCAGCGCTTCCCCGACAGCGTTCTGGGCGCGCTGCGCGTGGCCGCCGATGAGGTCTATGCCGAGAAGGCCGCCGAGGATGAGATGTTCGCACGGGTGATCGAAAGCTATCGCGCCTATGCAGCGGCCTACGCCGAGTATCAGGACCTTTCAGCGCTGGATTGACCTTCGAGGGCTCCGGCTATCTGCGCCGGGGCCGGGGCCGCGGGCGAGAATGGGAGCGGCATATGGCCTATAGCCTGCGCGATTTCGGCAGCTACACAGTGGGCGGGCGGATGCATGAGGTGACTTTTACGCGCGAAGCGTCCTTCACCTATGACCCGCGCGGCCATTTTGCGGTTGAGCAGACCTATGTGCAGTATTTCATTCCCGAGCGGCGTTTGGATGCCCCGCCCGTGGTGCTTGTTCATGGCGGCGGCATGACGGGCAGCACGTGGGAGACGACGCCAGATGGGCGGCCCGGATGGCTGCATCTCTTGCTCGACCGGGGTTACGCTGTGCATGTGGTCGACCTGCCCGAGCGGGGGCGCGCGGGCTTTGCGGCGGGTATCTGGGACGCGGCACCAATCCTGCGCTCCGCCGAGGAGGCATGGGGGCTGTTCCGCTTTGGCAGGGCTGAGGGTTTTGCCACGCGACAGCCCTTTGAGGGGCTCCAATTCCCGGTCGCGGCGTTTGATCCGTTCATGCAGCGGATCGTACCACGCTGGCTCGACACCACGCCGCTGCAAACCGCCGGGCTGGCGCATGTCCTGCGCCGTCTGGAGGCCGCCACGGTGATCTGTCATTCCCAAGGGGCCGAGATCGCGTTTGATGCGGCGCGTGCGGCCCCCGGCACGGTGCTGGGGATCGTTGCGGTAGAGCCGTCATCGCAACCGGGCGATGGGCTTGCCTGCCCGCTGATCATTCTGGGCGGGGATAACCTTGATTGCGCCGAACACTGGGATGCACGCGGGCGGGCTTGGGCCGCGTCCTGTGCGCGGATCAC
The nucleotide sequence above comes from Roseovarius carneus. Encoded proteins:
- a CDS encoding isocitrate lyase/PEP mutase family protein gives rise to the protein MTDPRPNPMADRLRALLADDALIMMPCCFDALSAKLIQQAGFDLTFLSGFAASAARIGAPDVGLMSYGEVRDQARNVLEGIDIPMMVDGDTGYGNPMNVERTVEGFARAGCAGVMIEDQIAPKRCGHTAGKAVVDREEAYDRIRAAVAARGRADILIKARTDARRGHGLAEAITRAQMFAELGADIVFIEEPLSVDEMRTLCSEVDAPMVANMLEGGQTPILPPAQLADLGFAIAAYPLTCLSASMRAMTGALAALKSGEDPSGALMPFDELRRTVGFDDYYAAEARYKSAERPQQSPRKTP
- a CDS encoding TRAP transporter large permease is translated as MSAYALPLTMAVVTLAGILAGYRVGMVLAGTAALFILISDLPLAYFNLLVSRIYANVLSNWLLVAIPMFIFMGLILEKSGVAERALRAAQTALGGSAAGMGISVLLIGVLLAASSGIVGASVVLLATLALPRLQEAGYCNATSAGLIASSGTLAILIPPSVMLIVLGDQLQTPVPDMFAGAILPGLLLVAAYGVLVILRARGLPRQERSARTSPLRLMIDLGPLIALVVSVLGSIIAGLATPTEASGLGAFGAILITAIYGKFRLSIVMDAARKTVTTTSMVLLVMIGATCFAAVFKAIGGGDMARAGLTAFGEGPYTVLFVVMMAVFILGFVLDWLEITLILVPIFAPVVAGLDFGNGLTGEALMIWFGVLIAVNLQTSFLTPPFGFSLFYLRGAVGDALSMSEIYRGVLPFIGLQLLVLGVLVAFPGLITGFD
- a CDS encoding TRAP transporter small permease subunit, with translation MQSFAERAARLTETALAVALIALMLAVVVQVVASALDVNPLLRLSGSVPLIGGAVTLNSMLDLQWHLLVCLGLLPAGLVWQRNAHVRVDFLYQHYSPAWKARLDLMGNLTFALPFFALILPASVGFMQRAWRSDEGSRNGGLEDLWLIKSVLPMGLGLVALYVALETLRLIRAAR
- a CDS encoding alpha/beta fold hydrolase, coding for MAYSLRDFGSYTVGGRMHEVTFTREASFTYDPRGHFAVEQTYVQYFIPERRLDAPPVVLVHGGGMTGSTWETTPDGRPGWLHLLLDRGYAVHVVDLPERGRAGFAAGIWDAAPILRSAEEAWGLFRFGRAEGFATRQPFEGLQFPVAAFDPFMQRIVPRWLDTTPLQTAGLAHVLRRLEAATVICHSQGAEIAFDAARAAPGTVLGIVAVEPSSQPGDGLACPLIILGGDNLDCAEHWDARGRAWAASCARITHAGGAARYLDTAAEVAPGGSHFLMMDAHMAEVLDLGLRHLARLAQ
- a CDS encoding TRAP transporter substrate-binding protein: MKLHLTLAAMALAATPAFAETYNMQSAFGTGLPVLGPAADRFVANVATLTGGEVTFKHLGAGEMSPPFEIFNNVGVGAIEAGWSFAAYASGEEPAAALFGSVPFGGDPLSYISWLNHGGGIELWRELYAPYNLVPMACGVILSEAGGWYTREITAPEDFQGLNVRIGGLGGAILSRLGANAMELPAGEISTSLETGRLDATELSFPLVDRLLGFNKVAENYYFPGWHQPAGFIEFYVNKDVWDAFTDAQRTAIEVSCNDINLWTLGVAAGAQAEVLAEFRAGGTNVQRFPDSVLGALRVAADEVYAEKAAEDEMFARVIESYRAYAAAYAEYQDLSALD